Proteins from a genomic interval of Trichoderma breve strain T069 chromosome 2, whole genome shotgun sequence:
- a CDS encoding patatin-like phospholipase domain-containing protein — protein MADFFLRAPPIPQIHTGSTSPPSPKRQKQASASSQPLQPADRTIVQTVSQTVKGAASYLRSWKDGISPEEREKARLLEERKNILCLRMKSAETLKQWQAAAQELDVLEGNDDWRRDDESDDYNARLIEERLRALDEARESRDIRTMMHLIRTALSRDLGGMGNVDLYRHSYLGTKTLIERYVESTIETIDAAIVHSATDQGIAYKDLLEGMLLARQSFGRSALLLSGGGTFGMAHVGVLKALFENQLLPRIISGASAGSIVCAVMCTRTDEEIPQLIKEFPYGDLAVFEAQDNQDGLLDHFRRLLTEGCWSDIAHLRRVMRGMMGDITFQEAYNRTRRILNICVSSASVYELPRLLNYVTSPNVMIWSAVAASCSVPLIFNSSPLLVKDPVTGEHRQWNPSPQRFIDGSVDNDLPMTRLAEMFNVNHFIVSQVNPHVTPFLAKDDHLSPENQHTHKSAKNGGDDMDWIYACTSLARDEALHRLQFMAEMGFFPNMMTKFRSILSQKYSGNINILPDLTLDNLPVLLRNPSVDFMLKCCLVGERATWPKLSRIRDSCAIELALDRAVHRLRTRVVFSESQSNLRSIVSYMGSLRLNKHDQTPNQANLGVPIASHGQKRQRRRSGGSLLLPGPGLVLDTDLTDEETAEEERLEIASRRHGLPSSTSLRKPQLKRSALSQTHVPQLSASQSQSNPRFNFSKPITPPASVHGELDALDVANVNYLDPKVPTTFSDGGDGRVGPPLGPEISPVDEIETSEPNHTSDTEVEQGTEESDPDDSQSAPVEDTPKPANYGAFGPAGEVIGGFW, from the exons ATGGCCGACTTCTTCCTCCGCGCACCTCCGATACCTCAAATACACACCGGCAGCACCTCTCCGCCGTCGCCAAAGCGCCAGAAACaagcatcggcatcttcgcagcctctgcagcctgcTGACCGGACCATCGTACAAACCGTATCCCAAACAGTCAAAGGAGCGGCAAGTTACTTGCGATCCTGGAAAGATGGCATCAGCCCCGAAGAGCGCGAGAAGGCGAGGCTCCTcgaggaaagaaaaaacatacTCTGCCTGCGCATGAAGAGC GCTGAGACATTGAAACAATGGCAAGCAGCGGCACAGGAACTTGACGTTCTCGAGGGCAACGATGACTGGAGACGAGACGATGAAAGCGACGATTACAACGCTAGGCTCATTGAAGAGCGACTCCGGGCGCTTGACGAAGCCCGAGAAAGTCGAGACATCCGCACCATGATGCACCTCATCCGAACTGCCCTGTCGCGCGATCTCGGCGGCATGGGTAACGTCGATCTCTACCGGCACTCATATCTTGGCACGAAGACGCTGATTGAGCGCTACGTTGAGTCGACAATTGAAACCAtcgatgctgccattgtccATAGCGCCACGGACCAGGGCATTGCGTACAAGGACCTACTAGAAGGCATGTTGCTCGCGCGCCAGAGCTTTGGACGAAGCGCCCTTTTACTATCTGGCGGCGGGACATTCGGCATGGCCCACGTCGGCGTTCTCAAGGCCTTGTTCGAAAACCAGCTTCTCCCCAGGATCATATCCGGCGCCAGCGCTGGAAGTATCGTCTGTGCCGTTATGTGTACGAGGACGGACGAAGAGATTCCGCAGCTGATTAAAGAGTTTCCCTATGGTGATTTAGCAGTCTTCGAAGCCCAAGACAACCAGGATGGCCTGTTGGACCACTTTCGTCGGCTGCTAACTGAGGGTTGCTGGTCAGACATTGCCCATCTGAGGAGAGTCATGAGGGGCATGATGGGCGACATTACCTTTCAGGAGGCGTACAACCGCACTCGACGTATCCTCAACATTTGCGTCTCTTCTGCATCCGTATACGAGCTGCCACGGCTGCTCAACTATGTCACTTCGCCCAACGTCATGATTTGGTCTGCCGTTGCAGCGTCTTGCTCAGTACCTCTCATCTTTAACTCGTCGCCCCTGTTGGTCAAAGATCCGGTTACGGGCGAGCATCGCCAGTGGAACCCGTCGCCCCAACGGTTTATTGACGGCTCGGTGGACAATGACTTGCCCATGACACGCCTCGCGGAAATGTTCAACGTCAACCATTTCATCGTGTCGCAGGTGAACCCACACGTCACTCCGTTCCTCGCCAAGGATGATCACCTTTCACCCGAGAATCAACATACTCACAAGAGCGCCAAAAATGGTGGCGATGACATGGATTGGATATATGCCTGCACATCGCTCGCCAGAGACGAGGCTCTCCACCGACTGCAGTTTATGGCCGAGATGGGTTTCTTCCCTAACATGATGACCAAGTTTCGAAGTATCCTCAGTCAAAAATATTCGGGCAATATCAACATTTTACCTGATCTGACTCTCGATAACCTCCCCGTGCTTCTCAGAAACCCTTCTGTGGATTTTATGTTGAAGTGCTGTCTCGTTGGTGAAAGAGCAACGTGGCCAAAGCTATCTAGGATACGAGATAGCTGTGCGATAGAGTTGGCGCTGGATCGCGCAGTGCACCGGCTCCGGACGAGAGTCGTCTTCTCAGAGAGCCAGAGCAATCTCCGAAGCATAGTTTCATACATGGGAAGCTTGCGGCTTAACAAGCATGATCAGACACCCAACCAGGCTAATCTTGGCGTACCGATTGCCAGTCACGGCCAGAAGCGTCAACGACGAAGATCAGGCGGGAGCCTCCTCTTGCCCGGCCCAGGGTTGGTCCTCGACACCGATCTAACAGATGAGGAGACTGCTGAGGAGGAACGCCTGGAAATCGCCTCAAGGAGACATGgacttccatcttccacttCTCTTCGCAAGCCGCAGCTGAAGAGGTCAGCTTTGAGTCAGACGCATGTGCCTCAGTTGTCCGCCTCCCAGTCTCAATCAAACCCAAGATTCAACTTTTCCAAGCCAATAACACCTCCGGCAAGTGTTCACGGTGAGCTGGATGCTCTTGACGTCGCGAACGTCAACTATTTGGATCCAAAAGTTCCGACTACTTTTAGTGACGGCGGGGATGGCCGCGTCGGGCCGCCGTTGGGGCCTGAGATTTCTCCGGTTGATGAAATCGAGACGAGTGAGCCAAATCACACGAGCGACACGGAAGTGGAGCAAGGGACCGAAGAGAGTGATCCTGATGACAGCCAGTCTGCGCCTGTTGAGGACACTCCTAAGCCAGCTAATTATGGCGCATTTGGCCCTGCTGGGGAAGTCATTGGCGGCTTTTGGTGA
- a CDS encoding ahpC/TSA family domain-containing protein, producing the protein MSQPAPLRLGSEAPNFKADTTQGPIDFHEFVGDNWVVFFSHPEDYTPVCTTELGAFAKLQPEFTKRGVKLIGLSANTVDSHNGWIDDIKEVTGGHVTFPIIGDKQRQVSLLYDMIDHQDATNVDEKGIAFTIRSVFFIDPKKKIRTILSYPASTGRNASEVLRIIDSLQTGDKYRVTTPINWQPGEDVIVAPVIKDEEAKKLFPNFRTIKPYLRLTSLPEVS; encoded by the exons atgtctCAGCCTGCTCCCCTCCGTCTGGGCTCCGAAGCCCCCAACTTCAAGGCCGACACCACCCAGGGCCCCATTGACTTCCACGAGTTCGTCGGCGACAACTgggtcgtcttcttctcccacccCGAGGACTACACGCCCGTGTGCACCACCGAGCTGGGCgcctttgccaagctgcAGCCCGAGTTCACCAAGCGCGGCGTCAAGCTGATTGGCCTGTCTGCCAACACCGTCGACTCCCACAATGGCTGGATCGACGACATCAAGGAGGTCACTGGCGGCCATGTCACTTTCCCCATCATTGGCGACAAGCAGCGCCAGGTTTCCCTGCTCTACGACAT GATCGACCACCAGGACGCTACCAACGTCGATGAAAAGGGCATTGCCTTCACCATCcgctccgtcttcttcatcgaccccaagaagaagatccgCACCATCCTCTCCTACCCTGCCTCCACCGGCCGCAACGCCTCCGAGGTCCTGCGCATCATCGACTCCCTCCAGACCGGCGACAAGTACCGCGTCACCACCCCCATTAACTGGCAGCCCGGTGAGGATGTCATTGTCGCTCCCGTCatcaaggacgaggaggccaagaagctgttcCCCAACTTCCGCACCATCAAGCCTTACCTCCGCCTGACCTCCCTGCCTGAGGTCTCATAG
- a CDS encoding kelch motif domain-containing protein, with protein sequence MAEFAPLTGFQSPSPNSFYTYSDSGANDPRAHSSNTDSTYRTASTRLPRKPSLQTVQGHATSPSGGGSSSHPSKSRAASVSRLQQQHGRQLSLQHSLEKPLPEPPASTSPTTPPTATHTAFDSISQSIGAVDPRFVESRLDNRTSPMDSAGSAGASQMYGASGQENFYTQEMTSNMGGGGLTAARYASADEYREAHRDAHREPHREGLTPRSNGSVSAGMSPAIVQQPQMQTPSATPVGGPSQGAGGSSAHLSGLMCNVHRTTGQEPPPLVGATTTILGDNLYVFGGRILSRSRPAPLTSDLYELDLIRRHWTRLEVTGDIPPPRYFHSMCALGGTKMVCYGGMSPAPNQPMGADQQQPEVTVMSDIHIYDVPTKKWSYVPAQDAPQGRYAHCATILSSSATFSSKAAPLSALQHNPSNGNPNEGRIGINIDGSGGAQLVIVGGQDGANHYIEQISVFNLRSLKWTTNQPLGKSCGAYRSVAASVPPAVSARIGMNAQNGQQRTDSTAGQEPGSSMLIYSNYNFLDVKLELQIRSPDGTLTERPMTGSYSPPGLRFPNGGIIDTHFVVSGTYLTSSKQEYALWALDLRSLTWNRIDAGGSVFSQGSWNRGVLWNRRNTFVILGNRKRSLVDDYNHRRINFSNVCMVELEAFGFYDNPRKTDPMSGFISASSPYSGLALSLAKKAGATAGGRFHSRASEDLGEKVLSFRELADMDILCIGGERIPVNSRIVARRWGPYFVQLLREGTATQDGSDAVTLRSGLSSNPLRASALTITPGRNFDDAATLVGSTNDDAVAAVNNAPTPRSLMPNSRPRCLYLPHTYLTIQALLHFLYTSSLPSPTSSLCTPQILCSLLQIARPYRIDGLLEAVVERLHALLDSRNAAAVFNATAMAAGGGRGIDGSLNPNFFVGSLDPVGSPVSTSDFSLSGTTANDSFSSDLASRTASLSLAPGMQHPARSSSGEISASTSASGSEWGSEMGDNDREGVVWNGELSSVIGLQKRGLRGLMEGRRMRERTGTGTGGAAGMGAAGIAGYGGQAGGQRVGLGIAGP encoded by the exons ATGGCCGAATTCGCACCACTGACCGGTTTTCAGAGCCCATCACCGAATAGCTTCTACACTTACTCCGACTCCGGGGCCAATGACCCCCGTGCGCATAGCAGCAACACCGACAGTACCTACCGAACAGCCTCCACTAGACTTCCTCGAAAGCCGTCTCTCCAAACAGTCCAGGGCCACGCGACCTCACCATCCGGCGGCGGATCCTCGTCTCACCCTTCCAAATCAAGAGCGGCGTCCGTGTCCaggcttcagcagcagcatgggCGACAGCTGAGCCTTCAACATAGCCTTGAGAAACCATTGCCAGAGCCGCCGGCCTCGACAAGTCCCACAACGCCTCCGACGGCGACCCACACTGCCTTCGACAGCATTTCGCAGAGCATCGGTGCCGTAGACCCGCGCTTCGTCGAGTCCCGGTTGGATAATAGAACAAGCCCCATGGACTCGGCGGGCTCGGCTGGCGCCAGCCAGATGTACGGTGCATCGGGCCAGGAGAATTTCTACACGCAGGAGATGACGAGCAAcatgggcggcggcggcttgaCCGCCGCGAGATATGCCAGTGCTGATGAATATAGAGAAGCTCATAGAGATGCGCATAGGGAGCCACATAGGGAGGGATTAACTCCGAGGAGCAACGGCTCTGTATCAGCAGGCATGTCGCCCGCGATTgtgcagcagcctcagaTGCAGACTCCCTCTGCTACCCCAGTCGGCGGCCCTTCTCAGGGAGCTGGGGGATCTTCAGCACATCTGTCGGGTTTGATGTGCAATGTACATCGAACGACGGGCCAGGAGCCCCCACCGCTGGTTGGAGCTACCACGACGATTCTTGGTGACAACCTGTACGTGTTTGGCGGCCGGATTCTCTCGCGAAGCCGTCCTGCGCCCTTGACCTCTGACCTGTACGAGTTGGATCTCATACGCCGCCACTGGACGCGACTCGAGGTGACTGGTGATATTCCACCGCCGCGATACTTTCATTCCATGTGTGCTCTCGGAGGCACCAAGATGGTTTGTTATGGTGGTATGTCCCCGGCGCCAAATCAGCCCATGGGCGCagatcagcagcagcctgaaGTTACCGTCATGTCCGACATTCACATATACGACGTCCCTACAAAGAAATGGTCTTACGTCCCGGCACAAGACGCCCCCCAGGGCCGTTATGCCCATTGTGCAACCATTCTCTCGTCCTCTGCCACGTTTTCGTCGAAAGCCGCccctctctctgctctccagCACAACCCATCCAACGGCAACCCCAACGAAGGCCGAATTGGTATCAACATTGACGGCTCAGGAGGCGCCCAGTTGGTTATTGTTGGAGGACAGGATGGTGCAAATCACTATATCGAACAGATTAGTGTCTTCAATCTGAGGAGTCTCAAGTGGACGACAAACCAACCTCTGGGAAAGAGTTGCGGTGCCTACAGGAGTGTCGCTGCATCGGTACCTCCCGCTGTAAGTGCGAGAATCGGAATGAACGCCCAGAACGGCCAGCAACGCACCGATAGCACCGCTGGCCAGGAACCCGGATCATCAATGCTCATCTACTCCAACTACAACTTCTTGGACGTCAAACTCGAGCTCCAGATTAGGTCTCCTGATGGGACCTTGACAGAACGGCCTATGACCGGCAGCTATTCGCCACCCGGTCTTCGCTTCCCGAATGGCGGTATCATTGATACTCACTTTGTGGTCAGCGGGACGTACCTCACATCATCGAAGCAAGAATATGCGCTCTGGGCTCTGGACCTCCGATCTCTCACCTGGAATCGCATCGATGCGGGGGGCAGCGTATTCAGCCAAGGCAGCTGGAACAGGGGCGTCTTGTGGAACCGACGGAATACATTTGTCATACTGGGCAACAGGAAGAGGAGTTTGGTCGACGACTATAATCACCGACGCATCAATTTCTCCAACGTTTGCATGGTAGAGCTGGAGGCCTTTGGCTTCTACGATAACCCGCGCAAGACAGACCCCATGTCTGGCTTCATCTCAGCCAGCAGCCCTTATTCCGGGTTGGCCCTGAGCCTTGCGAAGAAAGCTGGTGCTACCGCCGGCGGCCGCTTCCACTCTCGGGCGAGCGAGGACTTGGGCGAGAAAGTACTCTCGTTCCGGGAACTTGCTGACATGGACATCCTGTGTATCGGCGGCGAGCGGATACCTGTCAACTCTCGAATTGTTGCGCGGAGATGGGGTCCATACTTTGTCCAGCTTCTGCGAGAGGGCACCGCAACACAGGATGGCAGCGACGCTGTGACCTTGCGATCTGGCTTGTCGAGCAATCCTCTGCGCGCGTCAGCATTGACCATCACGCCAGGCCGAAATTTTGACGATGCGGCAACGCTGGTTGGCAGCACG AATGATGATGCAGTTGCGGCCGTCAACAACGCCCCGACACCTCGCAGCTTGATGCCCAATTCAAGGCCGCGGTGCCTCTATCTTCCACACACATACCTGACCATTCAGGCTCTGCTACACTTTTTGTATACTAGCTCCTTACCCTCGCCGACCTCTTCGCTGTGCACACCGCAGATCCTCTGCTCTCTCTTACAAATCGCGCGGCCATACAGAATTGATGGCCTTCTCGAAGCCGTCGTTGAGCGCCTACATGCTTTGCTCGACTCTAGGAACGCAGCAGCAGTGTTTAATGCGACGGCCATGGCAGCTGGTGGCGGCCGGGGCATCGACGGATCTCTGAATCCCAACTTCTTCGTCGGCAGCCTGGATCCCGTTGGATCTCCGGTGTCGACATCAGACTTTTCCCTCAGCGGCACTACTGCCAACGACTCCTTTTCGTCGGACCTGGCTTCGCGTACAGCCAGCCTGAGTCTCGCTCCTGGTATGCAGCATCCGGCACGTTCATCTAGCGGCGAGATCTCGGCGTCAACGAGCGCGAGCGGATCTGAGTGGGGATCGGAGATGGGTGACAATGATCGCGAAGGTGTTGTCTGGAATGGAGAGCTCAGCAGTGTCATTGGCCTGCAAAAGAGAGGTCTCCGAGGACTGATGGAGGGCCGAAGAATGAGGGAGAGAACCGGAACCGGGACCGGAGGCGCGGCAGGCATGGGGGCCGCTGGCATTGCAGGCTATGGCGGCCAAGCTGGCGGCCAGCGTGTAGGATTGGGCATTGCCGGACCGTGA
- a CDS encoding AMP-binding enzyme domain-containing protein yields MPVPLPILLPAAAASLAYLNAKSSIWYDARLIKSIAKAALRVRHGLKHDTINLFYTLETSAQDPRLANQLLLIFEGRTYTYAQAYDKILRYGHWIRTRFDVKPQDVVAMDFENSDTFIFIWFALWSIGAKPAFINYNLSGKPLSHCIEAAKTKLCLIDPAVASKFDDESVRQALPNVNFVIFTSEAEAEASSTAPERAPNSARSDDSMANMAMLIYTSGTTGLPKPAVVSWGKCIYGGSMASTLLGRGNGDIMYTCMPLYHSSAALLSFCATLVSGSTQALGRKFSTKTFWDDCRASKATSIQYVGETMRYLLAAPPQLDPVTGENLDKKHLVRAAFGNGLRPDIWDRVKDRFGIETIAEFYAATESPGSTWNLSSNDFSRGAIGRSGWLYSLLLGSGAAIVEVDWTTDAPARDPVTGRCRRVKPGEPGEMLYRLPPEDIQMRFQGYFNNKGASDSKILRDVFAPGDAWFRSGDVLRRDASGLTFFSDRIGDTFRWKSENVSTTEVSEVVGLHPSVREANVYGVQLPHHDGRAGCAAIAFNTPVPDDTTLQSLAAHVKASLPRYARPLFLRLVRDVGVGSQTTGTNKQQKQTLRAAGVKPTSTAGEDEAELYWLRGNSYVPFREKEWKELEGGRVKL; encoded by the exons ATGCCAG TCCCTCTtcccatcctcctccccgcGGCGGCCGCCTCTCTGGCCTACCTCAACGCCAAAAGCAGCATCTGGTACGACGCAAGGCTCATCAAAAGCATCGCTAAGGCCGCTCTCCGTGTCCGTCACGGCCTCAAGCACGATACAATCAACCTCTTCTACACCCTAGAAACCTCTGCTCAAGATCCTCGCCTCGCCAACCAACTACTTCTTATCTTTGAGGGCAGGACGTACACATACGCCCAGGCCTACGACAAGATTCTGCGGTATGGCCATTGGATCAGGACCCGGTTCGATGTCAAGCCTCAGGATGTCGTGGCCATGGACTTTGAAAACTCAgacaccttcatcttcatctggtTCGCTCTGTGGTCGATAGGTGCCAAACCGGCGTTTATCAACTATAACCTGTCCGGCAAACCCTTATCGCACTGTATTGAGGCGGCGAAGACCAAGCTGTGTCTCATAGATCCTGCTGTTGCTTCCAAATTCGACGATGAGAGCGTGAGACAGGCTCTACCCAACGTCAACTTTGTCATCTTCACGTcagaggctgaggctgaggcctCATCAACAGCTCCGGAGAGAGCCCCCAACTCAGCCAGATCAGATGATAGCATGGCCAACATGGCGATGCTCATCTACACTTCAGGCACCACAGGCTTGCCCAAGCCAGCGGTGGTATCATGGGGGAAATGTATCTATGGCGGAAGCATGGCCTCAACACTGCTAGGTCGTGGTAATGGCGACATCATGTATACT TGCATGCCCCTATATCACTCATCCGCCGCCCTCCTTTCCTTCTGTGCAACCCTCGTGTCGGGCTCAACTCAGGCCCTCGGCCGTAAGTTTTCCACCAAGACCTTCTGGGACGACTGCCGCGCTTCCAAGGCCACATCGATCCAGTATGTCGGTGAGACGATGCGTTACCTGCTAGCTGCTCCTCCGCAGCTGGACCCCGTCACCGGCGAGAACCTGGACAAGAAGCATCTCGTCCGCGCCGCCTTCGGCAACGGCCTCCGTCCGGATATCTGGGACCGCGTCAAGGACCGCTTCGGCATCGAAACCATTGCCGAGTTCTACGCCGCCACCGAGTCGCCCGGCTCTACGTGGAATCTGAGCAGCAATGACTTTAGTCGCGGCGCCATCGGACGCTCCGGCTGGCTCTATTCGCTTCTGCTGGGCAGCGGCGCGGCCATCGTCGAGGTCGACTGGACCACCGACGCTCCGGCACGCGACCCCGTGACCGGCCGGTGCCGCCGCGTCAAGCCCGGCGAGCCCGGCGAGATGCTCTACCGCCTGCCGCCCGAGGACATCCAGATGCGCTTCCAGGGCTACTTCAACAACAAGGGCGCCTCCGACTCCAAGATCCTGCGCGACGTCTTCGCCCCGGGCGACGCCTGGTTCCGCTCCGGCGACGTCCTGCGCCGCGACGCCAGCGGCCTGACCTTCTTCAGCGACCGCATCGGCGACACCTTCCGGTGGAAGTCGGAGAACGTGTCCACCACCGAGGTCAGCGAGGTCGTCGGCCTGCACCCGTCCGTCCGCGAGGCGAACGTCTACGGCGTCCAGCTGCCGCACCACGACGGCCGCGCCGGCTGTGCCGCCATCGCCTTCAACACCCCCGTGCCCGACGATACCACGCTGCAGAGCCTGGCTGCCCACGTCAAGGCGTCGCTGCCGCGGTATGCTCGGCCGTTGTTCCTGCGCCTCGTCCGAGACGTGGGCGTGGGGAGCCAGACCACGGGAACGAAtaagcagcagaagcagaccTTGCGAGCTGCGGGCGTGAAGCCAACCTCGACAGCGGGCGAAGATGAGGCAGAGCTGTATTGGCTCAGGGGTAATTCGTACGTGCCCTTTAGGGAGAAGGAATGGAAAGAGCTCGAAGGAGGTAGAGTCAAACTATAG